A window of Triplophysa dalaica isolate WHDGS20190420 chromosome 7, ASM1584641v1, whole genome shotgun sequence contains these coding sequences:
- the gngt2a gene encoding guanine nucleotide-binding protein G(I)/G(S)/G(O) subunit gamma-T2a → MARDMSDAEIMKMELEQLQKEVKNTREPVSKSAKEICEWVETQSAEDPLIKGVPEDKNPFKDKGGCIIT, encoded by the exons ATGGCACGGGACATGTCCGATGCCGAGATCATGAAAATGGAGCTCGAACAGCTCCAGAAGGAGGTGAAAAACACTAGGGAGCCT GTCTCCAAAAGTGCAAAGGAGATTTGTGAATGGGTTGAAACCCAATCTGCAGAGGATCCTCTGATTAAGGGCGTTCCTGAGGACAAGAACCCCTTTAAGGACAAGGGCGGATGTATAATAACttag